One window of the Peromyscus maniculatus bairdii isolate BWxNUB_F1_BW_parent chromosome 18, HU_Pman_BW_mat_3.1, whole genome shotgun sequence genome contains the following:
- the Tsfm gene encoding elongation factor Ts, mitochondrial, protein MSLLRSLRLFPVVCTGRSARPALLQGSQPWHTLHAGPSLSSSASSKELLMKLRRKTGYSFVNCKKALEACDGDLQQAEAWLHKQAQKEGWSKAAKLHGRKTKEGLIGLLQEGNAAVLVEVNCETDFVSRNVKFQQLVQQVALGTMSHCQSLEDQLSTYTKGFLNSSELSELAAGPNQEGSLKDHLALAIGKLGENMILKRAAWVKVSSGFYVGSYVHGALQSPSPHNLVLGKYGALVVCETCEQNKNLQDVGRRLGQHVVGMAPLSVGSLDDEPGGEAETRMLAQPYLLDPSITLGQYVQPRGVSVVDFVRFECGEAEEAAEAE, encoded by the exons ATGTCGCTGCTGCGGTCTCTGCGCCTCTTCCCGGTCGTGTGCACCGGCCGCTCG GCGAGGCCGGCCCTGCTGCAGGGGTCCCAGCCGTGGCACACGCTGCACGCCGGCCCCTCGCTGTCCTCGTCCGCCTCCAGCAAGGAGCTCCTCATGAAGCTGCGGCGGAAGACGGGCTACTCCTTCGTCAACTGCAAGAAGGCCCTGGAGGCCTGCGACGGTGATCTCCAACAG GCAGAGGCCTGGCTGCACAAGCAGGCCCAGAAGGAGGGCTGGAGCAAAGCAGCCAAGCTCCACGGGAGGAAGACCAAAGAAGGCTTGATCGGGCTGCTGCAGGAGGGAAACGCGGCTGTCCTAGTAGAA GTAAACTGTGAGACGGATTTTGTTTCCAGAAATGTAAAATTTCAGCAGCTGGTCCAGCAAGTCGCCCTGGGAACCATGTCTCACTGCCAGAGCCTAGAGGATCAACTCTCCACGTACACTAAA GGCTTCCTGAACTCCTCTGAGCTCTCTGAACTTGCGGCCGGGCCCAACCAAGAAGGCTCTCTCAAGGATCACTTGGCCTTAGCAATTG GGAAACTGGGAGAAAACATGATTCTTAAGCGAGCCGCCTGGGTGAAGGTGTCGTCTGGGTTCTATGTTGGCTCCTACGTGCACGGAGCACTgcagagcccctccccccacaacctggtgctggggaagtaCGGGGCCCTGGTCGTCTGCGAGACCTGTGAGCAGAACAAAAACCTGCAGGACGTGGGCCGCCGCCTGGGGCAGCACGTGGTGGGCATGGCCCCGCTCTCGGTCGGCTCCCTGGATGATGAGCCTGGAGGAGAGGCTGAGACCAGGATGCTGGCCCAGCCATACCTGCTGGACCCGTCCATCACTCTGGGACAGTACGTGCAGCCGCGGGGTGTGTCCGTAGTCGACTTCGTCCGCTTTGAATGTGGGGAAGCCGAAGAGGCGGCGGAGGCCGAATAG
- the Cyp27b1 gene encoding 25-hydroxyvitamin D-1 alpha hydroxylase, mitochondrial encodes MTQAVKLASRVLHRVHRPPQLDATSSSLTSRGSDSVLRGLSDIPGPSMPSFLAELFCKSGLSRLHELQVQGAARFGPIWSGSFGTLRTVYVACPALVEQLLRQESPCPERCSFSSWAEHRRRYQRAPGLLTADGEEWQRLRSLLAPLLLRPQAAAGYAATLDNVVRDLVRRLRRQRGRGSGLPNLVQDVAGEFYKFGLEGIGAVLLGSRLGCLEAEVPADTETFIHAVGSVFVSTLLTMAMPNWMHRLVPGPWARLCRDWNQMFAFAQKHVEQRESEADVRKQGKTEEDVPSGHHLTHFLFREKLSVQSIVGNVTELLLAGVDTVSNTLSWALYELSRHPDVQSALHSEITAAVDPGSRAHPQAAVLSQLRLLRAVIKEVLRLYPVVPGNSRVPDRDIRVGDCIIPKNTLVSLCHYATSRDPAQFPEPDSFNPARWLGGGPAPHPFASLPFGFGRRSCIGRRLAELELQMALAQILIHFEVLPEPGALPVRPMTRTVLVPEKSINLQFVDR; translated from the exons ATGACCCAGGCAGTTAAGCTCGCCTCCAGGGTGCTCCATCGAGTCCACCGGCCTCCACAGCTGGATGCCACCTCCTCCTCGCTGACCTCCAGAGGCTCTGACTCAGTTCTCCGGGGTTTGTCTGACATCCCCGGGCCCTCTATGCCTAGCTTCCTGGCAGAACTTTTCTGCAAAAGTGGGCTGTCCCGGCTACATGAACTGCAG GTGCAGGGAGCTGCGCGCTTCGGGCCAATATGGTCAGGCAGCTTCGGGACACTTCGCACAGTGTATGTGGCCTGCCCTGCGCTTGTGGAGCAGCTACTGCGACAAGAGAGTCCCTGTCCAGAGCGCTGCAGCTTCTCCTCTTGGGCAGAGCACCGTCGCCGCTACCAGCGGGCTCCGGGATTGCTAACAGC GGATGGGGAAGAATGGCAGAGACTCCGAAGCCTCCTGGCCCCGCTGCTCCTCCGGCCTCAAGCAGCCGCGGGCTACGCCGCAACTCTGGACAACGTGGTCCGTGACCTTGTGCGACGACTCAGGCGCCAGCGGGGACGTGGCTCTGGGCTACCCAACCTAGTTCAGGACGTGGCGGGAGAGTTTTACAAATTTGGCTTAGAAG GCATAGGCGCGGTGCTGCTGGGTTCACGCCTCGGCTGCCTGGAGGCCGAAGTACCTGCGGACACCGAGACCTTCATCCACGCGGTGGGCTCGGTGTTCGTGTCCACACTCTTGACCATGGCGATGCCCAACTGGATGCACCGCCTTGTACCCGGACCCTGGGCCCGCCTCTGCCGAGACTGGAACCAGATGTTTGCCTTTG CCCAGAAGCACGTGGAGCAGCGAGAAAGCGAAGCAGACGTGAGGAAACAGGGGAAGACTGAGGAGGACGTGCCGTCTGGGCATCACTTAACCCACTTCCTTTTTCGGGAGAAGTTGTCTGTCCAGTCCATCGTGGGGAACGTGACAGAGCTCCTGCTGGCCGGAGTGGACACG GTATCCAACACGCTCTCCTGGGCGCTCTATGAGCTCTCCCGGCACCCCGATGTCCAGTCTGCGCTGCACTCTGAGATCACAGCTGCCGTGGACCCTGGCTCCCGCGCCCACCCCCAAGCCGCGGTCTTGTCCCAGCTCCGCCTGTTGAGGGCTGTGATCAAGGAGGTGCTAAG ATTGTACCCTGTGGTGCCTGGGAATTCCCGTGTCCCAGACAGAGACATCCGAGTAGGTGACTGTATTATCCCCAAAAAT ACGCTGGTCTCGCTCTGTCACTACGCCACTTCAAGGGACCCTGCGCAGTTCCCGGAGCCGGACTCTTTCAATCCAGCTCGCTGGCTGGGGGGAGGCCCAGCCCCGCACCCCTTTGCGTCCCTTCCTTTCGGCTTTGGCAGACGCAGCTGCATCGGGAGACGCCTGGCCGAGCTGGAGCTACAAATGGCTTTGGCCCAG ATCTTGATACATTTTGAGGTGCTGCCTGAGCCAGGTGCTCTCCCAGTCCGACCCATGACCCGGACTGTCCTGGTACCCGAGAAGAGCATCAACCTACAGTTCGTAGACAGATAG
- the Mettl1 gene encoding tRNA (guanine-N(7)-)-methyltransferase: MAGAEAPPPQKRYYRQRAHSNPMADHTLCYPVKPEEMDWSELYPEFFAPLTQNKSHDDPKDKRDEQSGAQVEFADIGCGYGGLLVALSPLFPDTLILGLEIRVKVSDYVQDRIRALRATPGGGFQNIACLRSNAMKHLPNFFRKGQLKKMFFLFPDPHFKRTKHKWRIISTTLLAEYAYVLRVGGLVYTVTDVLELHQWMCAHFEEHPLFERVSLEELSEDPIVEHLGTSTEEGKKVLRNGGKNFPAVFRRIQDPILQVVTPNPTLPDH, translated from the exons ATGGCGGGAGCCGAGGCGCCCCCGCCGCAGAAGCGCTATTACCGGCAGCGCGCGCACTCCAACCCCATGGCGGACCACACGCTGTGCTA CCCCGtgaagccagaggagatggacTGGTCTGAGCTTTACCCAGAGTTCTTTGCTCCGCTAACTCAAAATAAGAGCCACGATGATCCAAAGGATAAGAGAGACGAGCAGTCCGGGGCCCAAGTGGAGTTTGCAGACATCGGCTGTGGCTATGGTGGTTTGTTAG TGGCACTGTCACCACTCTTCCCAGACACCCTGATCCTGGGTCTGGAGATCCGGGTGAAGGTGTCGGACTACGTGCAAGACAGGATTCGGGCTCTCCGAGCGACCCCCGGAGGCGGATTCCAGAACATCGCCTGTCTGCGCAGTAACGCCATGAAGCACCTTCCCAACTTCTTCCGCAAGGGCCAG CTGAAGAAgatgttcttcctcttccccgaCCCGCATTTTAAGCGAACGAAGCATAAATGGCGAATCATCAGCACCACGCTGCTGGCGGAATATGCCTACGTGCTGCGAGTTGGG GGCCTGGTGTACACCGTGACTGACGTGCTGGAACTGCACCAGTGGATGTGCGCCCATTTTGAAGAGCACCCCCTGTTTGAGCGTGTGTCTCTGGAAGAGCTA AGTGAAGATCCCATCGTGGAACATCTAGGCACGTCaactgaggaaggaaagaaagttcTACGCAATGGAGGGAAGAATTTCCCAGCTGTCTTCCGAAGAATACAGGACCCCATCCTCcaggtggtgacccccaaccccaCGCTGCCTGACCACTGA
- the Marchf9 gene encoding E3 ubiquitin-protein ligase MARCHF9 gives MLKSRLRMFLNELKLLVLTGGGRPRAEPQPRGGGGGGCGWAPFAGCSARDGDGDEEEYYGSAEPRARGLAGDKEPRAGPPPPPAPPPPPPPGALDALSLSSSLDSGLRTPQCRICFQGPEQGELLSPCRCDGSVRCTHQPCLIRWISERGSWSCELCYFKYQVLAISTKNPLQWQAISLTVIEKVQIAAIVLGSLFLVASISWLIWSSLSPSAKWQRQDLLFQICYGMYGFMDVVCIGLIVHEGSSVYRIFKRWQAVNQQWKVLNYDKTKDTGGDTGGGTAGKPGPRTSRTSPPAGAPSRPPAAQRMRTLLPQRCGYTILHLLGQLRPPDARSSSHSGREVVMRVTTV, from the exons AACGAGCTGAAGCTGCTGGTGCTGACGGGCGGGGGGCGGCCCCGGGCCGAGCCGCAGCcccgggggggcgggggaggcggCTGCGGCTGGGCGCCCTTCGCCGGCTGCTCCGCCCGGGACGGCGACGGCGACGAGGAGGAGTACTACGGGTCGGCCGAGCCGCGGGCCCGGGGCCTGGCCGGCGACAAGGAACCGCGGGCCGGacccccgccgccgcccgcgccgccgccgccgccgcccccgggCGCGCTGGACGCCCTGTCgctcagcagcagcctggacAGCGGGCTCCGAACCCCCCAGTGCAGGATCTGCTTCCAAGGCCCGGAGCAG GGGGAGCTCCTGAGCCCTTGCCGCTGTGACGGCTCCGTGCGCTGcacccaccagccctgcctcATCCGCTGGATCAGTGAGAGAGGCTCCTGGAGCTGTGAACTCTGCTACTTCAAGTACCAGGTCCTGGCGATCAGCACCAAGAACCCACTGCAG TGGCAGGCCATCTCCCTGACCGTCATCGAGAAGGTCCAGATTGCCGCCATCGTTCTGGGCTCCCTCTTCCTGGTCGCCAGCATCTCCTGGCTCATCTGGTCCTCGCTCAGCCCTTCAGCCAAGTGGCAGCGCCAGGATCTCCTCTTCCAGATCTGCTACGGCATGTACGGCTTCATGGATGTGGTCTGCATAG GCCTCATCGTTCACGAAGGCTCTTCCGTCTACCGCATCTTCAAGCGCTGGCAGGCAGTGAACCAGCAGTGGAAGGTCCTGAACTATGACAAGACCAAGGACACAGGAGGAGATACAGGGGGAGGGACGGCGGGGAAGCCAGGCCCCAGGACCTCACGGACCAGCCCCCCGGCCGGGGCCCCCAGCCGGCCCCCAGCCGCCCAGCGCATGCGGACGCTCTTGCCTCAGCGCTGTGGCTATACAATCCTGCATCTCCTCGGACAGCTACGGCCGCCAGATGCCCGTTCCAGCTCTCATTCTGGCCGAGAGGTTGTGATGAGGGTCACCACGGTCTGA
- the Eef1akmt3 gene encoding EEF1A lysine methyltransferase 3, which yields MASSRPDPEPEPESVFPREVRLFTDSYSESSRFCFCGHELSITQNFGSRLGVAARVWDAALSLCNFFESQNVDFRGKKVIELGAGTGIVGILAALQGGDVTITDLPLVLEQIQENVRANVPSGGRAKVCALSWGMDQHGFPGNYDLVLGADIVYLEPTFPLLLGTLQHLCGPHGTIYLASKMREEHGTESFFQHFLPQHFQLELAQRDEDANVNIYRARHREGRPARHHPSC from the exons atggCCAGCTCCCGCCCGGATCCCGAACCCGAGCCCGAATCCGTGTTCCCACGCGAGGTCCGCCTCTTCACCGACTCTTACTCGGAGAGCAGCCGGTTCTGCTTCTGTGGGCACGAGCTGAGCATCACGCAAAACTTTGGGTCGCGCCTTGGGGTGGCGGCACGCGTGTGGGATGCG GCTCTGAGCCTGTGTAACTTTTTCGAGAGTCAGAATGTGGATTTTCGAGGCAAGAAGGTGATCGAATTGGGCGCTGGGACGGGCATCGTGGGAATCCTGGCGGCGCTGCAGG GGGGGGATGTTACCATCACTGACTTACCACTGGTCCTGGAGCAGATCCAGGAGAATGTCCGCGCTAACGTGCCGTCTGGAGGCCGGGCGAAGGTGTGTGCCTTGTCCTGGGGAATGGACCAGCATGGCTTTCCTGGAAACTATGACTTGGTGCTGGGGGCAGATATCGTGTACCTGGAACCTACCTTCCCACTGCTGTTGGGGACCCTCCAACACCTGTGTGGGCCCCATGGCACCATCTACCTGGCCTCCAAGATGAGGGAGGAGCATGGGACAGAGAGCTTCTTTCAACACTTCCTGCCCCAGCACTTCCAACTGGAGCTGGCCCAGCGGGATGAGGACGCGAATGTCAACATCTATAGGGCCAGGCACAGGGAAGGGAGACCTGCCCGACATCACCCTTCCTGCTGA